AATGGAAGACGAAGACTACACCATGGGAGATGACTCAATCATCGTCTCAACAGAGCCCAACGGTGATCACGCACCGAATACCGTTGTTCCATCGGATATTTTTGGCAATAGCAAAGGACTAATGTTTACCAAACACGAGCAGCTGCCATTTCATAGCCCATCAAAGGCGCCTTCCTTACTGCAACCCAGTGCCCAAAAAAGTAGTCCTGGACCTCATCGAACTACCAAGTCGCCCAGTGCATGGTCCGATAAGATGAGCATGTCGCGGCCAACACCGGTTCGACGCACGAGCCCGCAAGTTCGTATACCTCCAAAGCCAACCTCGTCTGCGCTTGCGTATGCGACATCAAAGACAGGTCTGGTGTATGACCCTCGTATGCGGTTTCACGCAGAACTCCCAGACATGAACATCAATCCCGACGACATCCATCCTGAGGATCCTAGGCGCATCCACTCAATCTTCAAGGAAATCAAAGAAGCTGGTCTTGTCGCATCCAGCACTTCTGAGGAAGATCAACAAGACCATTGCTGGAGGATTGCGACACGATATGCCACAAAGCCCGAGATATTGCTCATACACACCGAAGAGCACTATGATTTTGTGGAATCGTTGCAAGGCAAGTTCACAGATGCTAGCCCTGAAAGCCGCTAATAACTTTTCTAGATATGACTACCGAACAGTTAAAGGAGCAGGCAGAAGGGCTTGACTCGATTTACTTCAATCACTCCACGTTTGAGTGCGCAAAGCTTGCAGCTGGCGGCGCCATTGAAGCCTGCAAAGCGGTAGTACAGGGTCATGTGCGGAACGCAATTGCCATCATCCGTCCCCCGGGGCATCATGCGGAGACCGACTCGCCATCGGGCTTTTGCATATTCAACAATGTTCCAATAGCCACTCGCGTATGCCAGaaagcttacccagagacCTGTCGCAAGGTCCTGATTCTCGACTGGGATGTGCATCATGGAAACGGTATCCAGCACGCCTTCTACAACGATCCCAACGTGCTCTATATCTCATTACATGTGTTCAAGGGTGGAAACTTTTACCCAAACTTACCCGATGGGGATCTCAATTACTGCGGCGAAGGCCCAGGAGAAGGGAAGAACGTAAACATTCCATGGGCTGACCACGGCATGGGTGACGCGGAATATCTTTATGCTTTCCAAGAGGTTGTCATGCCTATCGCTACCGAGTTCGATCCAGATCTTGTAATTATATCGGCTGGTTTCGATGCGGCCGAGGGGGACTTGTTAGGCGGATGTTTCGTCACGCCTGCATGCTACGGGCACATGACACATATGCTTATGCGGTTAGCAAAAGGAAAGCTTGTGGTGTGTCTCGAAGGCGGGTATAATCTACGGTCTATCGCACGTTCAGCACTAGCAGTAACCAGAGTACTTATGCTGGAGCCCCCGGATCGCTTACATATTGATCTGCCAGGCCCAAAGGACAGCGCAGTCCATACCGTCGAGAACGTGAAACGAGAACACTCTAGATACTGGAAATCCCTCTACCCGAAACATCTGGACAAGGCGGATCCTGGCTACAAGGACACATGTCGATTGCACGAGATCATCCGGGAGTGGCAGAGTCAACGCTTGGCTTCAGAACACTCCATGGTCCCGCTTCCTCCACTTTATATCAACAAGGCGGGCTTGACGCAAACTTTTTCGCATAACATTATCGCTACGTAAGTTCAAGCGCCTATCATGATCGCAGATGCTCATAATTTGCAGACCCAGGTTCATGGACCGTTATCCTCTCCTCGTAATATTCCATGATCCACCGGGATTCCAGGACTATCCCGATCCCGTGACTGGAAAGAACGAGTTACATAACACCTGGCTCGTAAGTATAAGTACAGTCTCATACTGTGTAATAGCTGACTTTGGACGAAGACTGATGTCACCAAGAGGTACATTGACTGGGCCATAACGAACGACTTTCAAGTAATCGATGTCAACATCCCCAGAATCGTAACAGTCGAAGATGTGAGCCCCTTGACTTCCCTACTATCATAGACTGCTAATCTGGCTAGGCGAACGATGGCTTTGTGAGAGCTGATGATTCTACCGTTCGCGCACGACAAACTCGTGAACTGGCTACGTATTTGTGGGAAAACTACATTGAGTAGGTCACCCCGTTGCGTATAAATCAAGTGTTAACCTTTTTGTAGGC
This sequence is a window from Pyrenophora tritici-repentis strain M4 chromosome 4, whole genome shotgun sequence. Protein-coding genes within it:
- a CDS encoding AcuC, Deacetylase; translated protein: MEDEDYTMGDDSIIVSTEPNGDHAPNTVVPSDIFGNSKGLMFTKHEQLPFHSPSKAPSLLQPSAQKSSPGPHRTTKSPSAWSDKMSMSRPTPVRRTSPQVRIPPKPTSSALAYATSKTGLVYDPRMRFHAELPDMNINPDDIHPEDPRRIHSIFKEIKEAGLVASSTSEEDQQDHCWRIATRYATKPEILLIHTEEHYDFLKEQAEGLDSIYFNHSTFECAKLAAGGAIEACKAVVQGHVRNAIAIIRPPGHHAETDSPSGFCIFNNVPIATRVCQKAYPETCRKVLILDWDVHHGNGIQHAFYNDPNVLYISLHVFKGGNFYPNLPDGDLNYCGEGPGEGKNVNIPWADHGMGDAEYLYAFQEVVMPIATEFDPDLVIISAGFDAAEGDLLGGCFVTPACYGHMTHMLMRLAKGKLVVCLEGGYNLRSIARSALAVTRVLMLEPPDRLHIDLPGPKDSAVHTVENVKREHSRYWKSLYPKHLDKADPGYKDTCRLHEIIREWQSQRLASEHSMVPLPPLYINKAGLTQTFSHNIIATPRFMDRYPLLVIFHDPPGFQDYPDPVTGKNELHNTWLVSISTVSYCVIADFGRRLMSPRGTLTGP